The Gammaproteobacteria bacterium genome includes a window with the following:
- a CDS encoding gamma-glutamyltransferase family protein has translation MIIEQGYSGFGGAVTAPHHLAAQAGGRVLADGGNAIEAMIAAAACIAVVYPHMNGLGGDNFWLIHPGRGIQPVGFDACGAAAKLADVEWYRASGYERMPARGPKAASTVAGAVSGWGKAYEWSSRHCGGELPLTRLFEDAIYYARAGFSATDTLASNARLKRDELESVEGFSNLFMGNGSTLNPGERFCQPQLAQTLERLATRGFDDFYTGELSHDIAEDLERVGSPLRWADLNRHQPIQVDPLQLRLGETVLFNMPPPTQGISSLMLLGIFARLRVEYADCFEYIHGLLESTKRAFMYRDRYLTDPEHMTVDPYQLLSDSLLDRNAATVNWDQAAPWPAKEDGGDTVWLGAADAEGRVVSFIQSLYWEFGSGVVLPQTGITWQNRGSSFSLDSGHHNCLKPFRRPFHTIQPALAHLSDGRVVAYGSMGGDGQPQTQAMILSRYEWYGQGIGQAISAPRWLLGRTWGSEVTNVRIENRFPAEVLDRLLSVGHELEVIGPYDDTMGHAGAIVLHPDGLIEGASDPRSDGSVAVV, from the coding sequence ATGATTATTGAACAAGGTTATTCAGGATTTGGCGGCGCAGTGACAGCGCCTCATCACCTGGCAGCACAGGCGGGCGGGCGAGTGCTGGCTGATGGCGGTAACGCAATCGAAGCGATGATTGCAGCGGCGGCTTGCATCGCAGTGGTTTACCCGCACATGAACGGGTTGGGGGGTGATAATTTTTGGCTTATACACCCGGGTCGAGGTATCCAGCCAGTTGGGTTTGATGCCTGTGGTGCTGCTGCGAAGCTTGCCGATGTTGAGTGGTATCGGGCGTCAGGATATGAGCGCATGCCCGCTCGTGGACCCAAGGCTGCGTCGACAGTTGCCGGTGCCGTATCAGGCTGGGGAAAGGCCTATGAATGGAGTAGCAGGCACTGTGGTGGGGAACTGCCATTGACGCGCTTGTTTGAGGACGCCATTTACTATGCCAGAGCTGGATTTTCGGCAACGGATACGCTCGCGAGCAATGCGCGCCTTAAGCGGGATGAGTTGGAATCTGTTGAAGGTTTCAGCAATCTATTTATGGGTAATGGCTCGACCCTGAATCCTGGAGAAAGGTTTTGCCAGCCACAACTGGCACAAACACTTGAACGGCTTGCGACCAGGGGTTTCGATGATTTTTATACGGGCGAGCTGTCGCACGATATTGCCGAAGACCTGGAACGGGTGGGCAGTCCGCTTCGATGGGCAGATCTTAATCGGCATCAACCCATTCAAGTAGACCCTTTGCAGCTGAGACTGGGTGAGACAGTGTTGTTCAATATGCCGCCACCGACCCAAGGCATCTCATCGCTGATGCTGCTAGGAATATTTGCAAGGCTGAGAGTTGAGTATGCAGATTGTTTTGAATATATACACGGTTTGCTGGAGTCGACAAAAAGAGCGTTTATGTACCGGGATCGCTATCTGACAGATCCTGAGCACATGACTGTCGACCCTTACCAATTGCTGTCTGATTCTTTGCTCGACCGTAACGCTGCAACAGTAAATTGGGACCAGGCAGCCCCATGGCCTGCCAAGGAGGACGGTGGCGATACTGTCTGGTTAGGGGCTGCCGATGCTGAGGGCCGGGTAGTCAGTTTCATACAGAGTCTTTATTGGGAATTTGGTTCCGGCGTTGTGCTGCCACAAACAGGCATCACCTGGCAAAACCGGGGGTCGAGTTTTTCATTGGATTCTGGGCACCACAACTGTTTGAAGCCCTTCCGGCGTCCGTTTCACACAATTCAACCGGCGCTTGCGCATCTGTCCGACGGCCGTGTTGTGGCCTATGGGAGCATGGGCGGGGACGGACAACCACAGACCCAGGCGATGATTCTTTCCCGTTATGAATGGTATGGGCAGGGTATTGGGCAGGCTATCAGCGCCCCGCGTTGGCTTCTGGGGAGGACCTGGGGTAGTGAGGTCACAAATGTCCGAATAGAAAACAGATTTCCAGCCGAGGTTCTTGATCGGCTGTTGTCTGTCGGTCACGAACTGGAGGTGATCGGTCCTTATGACGATACCATGGGCCATGCGGGCGCAATTGTGTTACACCCCGACGGACTGATAGAAGGCGCCAGCGATCCGCGTTCAGACGGCTCGGTCGCGGTGGTGTGA
- the lpdA gene encoding dihydrolipoyl dehydrogenase, with amino-acid sequence MAEATFDVVVIGAGPAGYICAIRCAQLGLRTACVDQRVNNGGEPAPGGTCLNVGCIPSKALLDSSLHVEQLHQDFTKHGIFVDTVELDIPQMMDRKDRIVAELTDGIGMLFKANGVTAIHGYGKLLTEHHVEVTLVAGGQTPDILSSRHVVIATGSEPMSLPGLPFDGEHIIDSSAALSLPSVPKVLGVIGAGVVGLELGSVWRRLGAKVTILEATENLLPAADLQIAREALRQFKKQNLNIQLDCRVTGATAMNNGCEVVYIQGEHELKLTVDKLVVAIGRQPNTDDLFDPATGLTLDSRGFIEVDENCLTGEHNVWAIGDSVRGPMLAHKASEEGVAVAEQIATGQGHVDLNVIPWIIYTDPELAWVGLTEANLKQTERSYSKGLFPFAATGRAKAQGNTEGFVKILSDSATDQILGIHMIGSHISELIGEAVLAMKAKITATDLSKTIHAHPTLSEAIHEAALATHGRAIHITNR; translated from the coding sequence ATGGCTGAAGCCACTTTCGATGTTGTCGTCATCGGTGCCGGACCGGCCGGCTACATTTGCGCCATACGCTGCGCCCAGCTCGGCTTGCGTACTGCGTGTGTTGATCAACGGGTAAACAACGGGGGCGAACCTGCACCCGGCGGGACTTGCCTCAATGTGGGTTGCATTCCATCCAAAGCACTACTGGACAGCTCGTTGCATGTTGAACAACTGCACCAGGATTTTACCAAGCACGGTATTTTTGTTGACACGGTAGAACTGGACATTCCACAGATGATGGACCGCAAAGACAGGATTGTCGCTGAACTGACTGATGGGATCGGCATGCTCTTTAAGGCCAACGGCGTGACTGCAATTCACGGGTATGGCAAGCTTCTAACTGAGCACCACGTCGAAGTCACACTGGTAGCAGGCGGGCAAACACCCGACATTCTAAGCAGCAGACATGTGGTCATCGCGACAGGATCTGAGCCGATGTCCCTGCCCGGCCTACCCTTTGACGGTGAACACATCATTGATTCTTCTGCTGCACTGTCACTTCCTTCAGTTCCCAAGGTACTGGGCGTTATCGGTGCCGGTGTTGTCGGTCTTGAACTCGGTAGCGTCTGGCGCCGACTGGGTGCGAAGGTGACGATCCTCGAAGCGACAGAAAATTTATTACCTGCAGCTGACCTACAGATCGCACGTGAAGCCCTGCGCCAGTTCAAGAAACAGAATCTAAATATTCAACTGGATTGCCGAGTAACAGGTGCGACCGCAATGAATAATGGTTGTGAGGTAGTCTATATTCAGGGGGAACATGAACTGAAACTTACGGTCGACAAACTGGTTGTCGCGATAGGCCGCCAGCCAAACACGGATGACCTTTTCGATCCGGCGACTGGCCTGACACTCGATAGTCGCGGTTTTATCGAAGTCGATGAAAACTGCCTGACAGGTGAACACAATGTCTGGGCAATCGGCGACTCAGTCCGCGGCCCCATGCTCGCCCACAAGGCCTCTGAAGAAGGTGTGGCTGTGGCAGAGCAAATTGCGACCGGTCAAGGCCACGTTGACCTCAATGTGATTCCTTGGATCATCTACACCGACCCGGAATTAGCCTGGGTGGGCTTAACCGAGGCCAATCTCAAACAAACTGAACGGTCTTATTCGAAAGGATTGTTCCCGTTTGCGGCAACCGGACGCGCCAAAGCCCAAGGCAATACCGAAGGTTTCGTTAAAATCCTCTCGGATAGCGCTACTGACCAGATTCTAGGAATACATATGATTGGTTCACATATTTCTGAATTGATAGGGGAAGCAGTGCTTGCGATGAAGGCGAAAATTACAGCTACTGACCTGTCGAAAACCATACATGCGCACCCAACCCTGTCAGAAGCAATCCACGAAGCCGCCCTGGCAACACACGGCCGCGCGATACATATCACCAATCGTTAG
- the dut gene encoding dUTP diphosphatase, giving the protein MQKIQLKVLDPRLAETFGLPAYATDGSAAMDIRACLDKTLTIKPGGCELIPTGFAVHIADPNVCAVLLPRSGLGHKHGIVLGNLVGLIDSDYQGEVKVSCWNRGSSDFQIEPGDRIAQMTFLPVVKVVFEVVDSFEQSDRHDGGFGHTGTA; this is encoded by the coding sequence ATGCAAAAGATCCAGCTGAAAGTACTTGATCCTCGCCTTGCTGAGACATTCGGGCTACCCGCCTACGCAACAGACGGCTCTGCTGCTATGGATATCAGGGCCTGTCTTGATAAAACCCTGACGATTAAACCCGGTGGTTGTGAACTGATACCAACGGGCTTCGCCGTTCACATCGCTGACCCCAATGTCTGTGCAGTGCTACTGCCGCGGTCCGGTCTGGGTCACAAACACGGTATCGTTCTGGGTAATCTAGTGGGATTGATCGACAGCGATTACCAGGGTGAAGTCAAAGTGTCTTGCTGGAATCGTGGTTCATCGGATTTCCAGATCGAACCGGGGGATCGAATTGCCCAGATGACGTTCCTACCCGTCGTCAAAGTTGTTTTCGAAGTCGTTGATTCCTTTGAACAAAGTGATCGGCACGATGGTGGTTTCGGGCATACCGGAACTGCGTGA
- the coaBC gene encoding bifunctional phosphopantothenoylcysteine decarboxylase/phosphopantothenate--cysteine ligase CoaBC — MSAIDGTNIVVGITGGIAAYKSVELTRRLRDAGADVRVVVTPAGKAFITPLTLQATSGNPVHDSLLDASAEAGMGHIELARWADQIIVAPASADFIARLATGLADTLLSTLCLASEAPITIAPAMNHVMWEKTATQRNVDTLRTWNVTVLDPGTGPQACGEVGPGRMQEPEVIIEHLEQSRSPGSLDGVQVMVTAGPTWEALDPVRALTNHSSGKMGYAVATAARIAGASVTLISGPTALTPPVGVQVENVVSAQEMLVAVELKIDSTDILICAAAVADYRPAESMPQKIKKDAYEMTIKLVRNPDILASMAARPSPPFIVGFAAETERAIDNARDKLKRKNVDLMVANLVEGKDKPFGSDQNALILVDRDTETDLGQDTKVKLAANLIDQIAKRFYAKDPAEST, encoded by the coding sequence ATGAGCGCTATTGATGGCACGAACATTGTAGTTGGAATTACCGGCGGGATCGCAGCCTATAAAAGCGTGGAGCTGACCCGCAGGCTGCGAGATGCCGGGGCCGACGTTCGCGTCGTTGTAACCCCCGCAGGCAAGGCGTTTATCACACCTCTAACTCTCCAGGCGACCAGCGGAAATCCAGTACACGATTCCCTGCTGGATGCCAGTGCAGAAGCTGGGATGGGACACATCGAATTGGCCCGGTGGGCGGATCAGATCATTGTTGCGCCGGCAAGCGCTGACTTCATCGCGCGCTTAGCGACTGGCCTTGCCGATACTCTGCTTAGTACTCTGTGCTTGGCATCGGAAGCACCGATTACCATTGCGCCGGCAATGAATCATGTGATGTGGGAAAAGACGGCCACCCAGCGGAATGTGGACACCCTGCGTACCTGGAACGTCACCGTCCTTGATCCAGGAACAGGCCCACAGGCCTGTGGTGAAGTTGGCCCCGGCCGTATGCAGGAGCCAGAAGTGATCATCGAGCATCTGGAGCAGAGTCGATCTCCCGGCAGCCTTGATGGTGTCCAAGTTATGGTGACTGCCGGCCCCACTTGGGAAGCTCTGGACCCAGTGCGGGCCTTGACGAATCACAGTTCTGGAAAAATGGGTTATGCAGTGGCAACTGCCGCTCGAATCGCAGGCGCTTCAGTCACACTGATTAGCGGTCCGACTGCATTGACACCACCAGTGGGTGTTCAGGTCGAAAATGTTGTTTCTGCACAGGAAATGCTGGTCGCCGTTGAATTAAAAATTGATTCAACTGATATCCTGATCTGTGCTGCGGCCGTTGCAGATTACCGCCCCGCGGAAAGCATGCCCCAGAAAATAAAAAAGGACGCGTACGAGATGACAATCAAGCTCGTTCGCAACCCCGATATACTCGCTTCAATGGCCGCTCGACCGTCACCTCCCTTCATCGTCGGCTTCGCAGCTGAAACGGAACGAGCCATCGACAACGCTCGCGATAAACTCAAACGTAAGAACGTCGACCTAATGGTTGCAAATCTTGTAGAAGGCAAAGACAAGCCATTCGGGAGCGATCAAAACGCCCTTATTCTCGTTGACCGGGATACAGAAACCGACTTGGGCCAGGACACTAAGGTCAAACTGGCAGCAAATCTGATTGACCAAATTGCAAAACGTTTTTATGCAAAAGATCCAGCTGAAAGTACTTGA
- the rpmB gene encoding 50S ribosomal protein L28, whose protein sequence is MARVCQITGKRTVSGNNVSHANNRTKRTFKPNIHDRRFWVESEKRWVRLRVSHKGLRIIDKKGIDSVLKDLRARGERV, encoded by the coding sequence ATGGCTAGAGTGTGCCAGATTACGGGAAAGCGGACAGTGTCCGGCAACAATGTTTCCCACGCAAACAACAGAACGAAGCGTACTTTTAAGCCGAATATTCATGATCGGCGATTTTGGGTCGAAAGTGAAAAGCGTTGGGTACGGCTTCGCGTGTCTCACAAGGGACTGCGGATTATCGACAAGAAGGGCATTGATTCAGTGCTTAAAGACCTTCGCGCTCGCGGTGAACGAGTTTGA
- the rpmG gene encoding 50S ribosomal protein L33, translating into MRDKIRLTSSAGTGHFYTTTKNKRTTPDKMEIKKYDPVVRKHVIYKEGKIK; encoded by the coding sequence ATGAGAGACAAGATTCGACTGACATCATCAGCTGGCACGGGTCACTTTTACACGACGACCAAAAATAAGCGGACAACACCAGATAAGATGGAAATTAAGAAGTATGATCCGGTTGTGCGTAAACACGTGATCTACAAAGAAGGTAAGATCAAGTAG